The Drosophila innubila isolate TH190305 chromosome 3R unlocalized genomic scaffold, UK_Dinn_1.0 2_E_3R, whole genome shotgun sequence genome has a segment encoding these proteins:
- the LOC117789877 gene encoding tubulin polyglutamylase ttll-4 yields the protein MPASSHINSTERCFKYLSQDDWVTSGKIGSREAVLVFRTNILNPKTRKTLLLTPTEERELKTADSQVTLSTPNELIVKCSSSPAISNTQQNYSSRGKLYVAVEKSLKCKEIINFDRRNPIRKTLDAFSSSDASVSSDGDETVQYNEKKSRKPQKSKNSSIIEIEVNLNKESGYDSPSAASQSNTEINTSEEDHEGFSEEDNECGINMPAHHLKITYKFIQTETKLLRKIFNVHGLTEVQGDSNFNLLWTGVHMKLDTLRNLSLYQRVNHFPRSYELTRKDRLYKNIERMQHLRGMKHFDIVPQSFILPLESRDLIFAHNKQRGPWIVKPAASSRGRGIFIVKSPDQIPQDEQVLVSKYIVDPLCIDGHKCDLRVYVLVTSFDPLIIYLYEEGIVRLATVRYDRNADNLWNPCMHLCNYSINKYHSDYIRSSDAQDEDVGHKWTLSALLRHLKLQGCDTHLLMLNIEDLIIKAVLACAQTIISACRMFVPNVNNCFELYGFDILIDNTLKPWLLEVNLSPSMGVDSPLDTKVKACLVTDLLTCVGIPAYTPEMRTHYDSKSSRLRSSSCQRQIDTTESSTTLRSTKSKKKPVIPLTQEEQRILRSARLQYTRRGGFVRIFPTDDTMQRYGNFLDPANGIPISTPNVQGQTFQALVNQHNYNQMLHSNLFCMGQRSSKDDNSQENRIKQYERALETDSEIPFLKKQIVEKCEEEGRRLRKQMLKKIGSGSTLTHFQARQTFSLYLESVLRRLTQDPKDSHEKIIIKFLTKYGGGVKPPVLFRNSQNISKARSAMVAKLLGDFLELYKRDTESYIDSFDHFGMIPTNAYSLFLMHAQESDLEAVLTHHTNITGIMPFLYNRCGLSVPPTPPIPSGLHGFLRALPAMVSSFGVSREVSKYDGYFKSCDKNCENVHDISLRSRSTRDSK from the exons ATGCCTGCATCTTCACACATTAATTCTAC CGAAAggtgttttaaatatttaagccagGATGACTGGGTTACCAGTGGAAAAATTGGTTCGCGTGAGGCAGTATTAGTGTTCCGCACCAATATATTAAATCCAAAGACAAGAAAGACATTACTTTTAACACCAACCGAAGAAAGGGAGCTGAAGACTGCAGATAGCCAAGTTACCTTGTCCACTCCAAACGAATTAATTGTCAAATGCTCTTCATCGCCAGCAATTAGTAACACgcaacaaaattattcaagTCGAGGAAAGTTATATGTGGCAGTTGAAAAATCTTTAAAGtgtaaagaaattattaattttgatcgTCGGAATCCAATAAGAAAGACACTAGATGCATTTTCTTCAAGTGATGCTTCGGTTTCAAGTGATGGAGATGAAACTGTTCAGTACAACGAAAAGAAGTCCAGAAAACCCCAGAAGAGTAAAAACTCTTCAATCATCGAAATcgaagttaatttaaataaggaAAGTGGCTATGACTCCCCATCTGCAGCATCTCAATCTAACACAGAGATCAACACGAGCGAAGAAGATCATGAGGGATTTAGCGAGGAAGACAACGAATGTGGTATCAATATGCCCGCGCATCACTTAAAAATAACGTATAAGTTTATTCAGACTGAAACGaaattgttaagaaaaatattcaatgtTCATGGCTTAACCGAAGTTCAAGGTGACTCAAACTTCAATTTGCTGTGGACTGGTGTTCATATGAAACTAGACACGCTTCGTAATTTGTCATTATATCAACGCGTTAACCATTTTCCCAG gtCTTATGAACTAACCCGAAAGGATCGACTTTACAAAAACATTGAACGAATGCAGCATCTGCGGGGAATGAAACATTTTGATATTGTGCCGCAGTCTTTTATTCTGCCTCTTGAGTCTCGAGATCTAATATTTGCCCATAACAAGCAACGAGGTCCTTGGATTGTTAAACCAGCCGCTTCTAGCAGAGGACGTGGAATTTTTATTGTGAAATCG CCAGACCAGATACCACAGGATGAACAAGTTTTAGTATCGAAATATATTGTGGACCCGCTTTGTATTGATGGTCATAAGTGTGACTTGAGAGTTTATGTGTTGGTAACATCGTTTGACCCTCTTATTATTTATCTGTATGAGGAAGGTATTGTCAGATTGGCCACTGTTAGATACGATAGAAACGCTGACAACTTGTGGAATCCTTGTATGCACCTTTGTAACTATAGCATTAACAAGTATCATTCCGATTACATACGATCATCGGATGCCCAAGACGAAGACGTGGGTCATAAGTGGACCTTATCAGCACTCTTAAGACATCTCAAACTCCAGGGATGCGACACTCATTTATTAATGTTGAATATTGAAGATTTAATAATTAAGGCGGTTCTTGCCTGTGCCCAAACAATTATTTCCGCGTGCAGAATGTTCGTACCTAATGTGAATAACTGTTTTGAACTGTACGGTTTCGATATTCTCATCGATAATACGCTTAAACCATGGTTATTAGAAGTAAATCTTTCGCCATCAATGGGTGTAGACAGCCCACTAGATACTAAAGTAAAGGCCTGTCTTGTTACGGACCTACTAACTTGTGTGGGCATCCCGGCGTACACTCCGGAAATGAGAACCCATTACGATAGTAAATCGTCGCGACTTCGTAGCTCGAGCTGTCAAAGGCAAATTGATACAACAGAATCCAGCACCACACTTCGAtcgacaaaatcaaaaaagaaacctGTGATTCCATTAACACAAGAGGAACAACGTATTTTGCGTAGTGCCCGCTTGCAGTATACTAGACGTGGTGGTTTTGTTCGAATATTTCCAACTGATGACACAATGCAACGATATGGAAATTTTTTGGATCCAGCAAATGGCATTCCAATATCCACACCAAACGTCCAAGGTCAAACATTCCAAGCATTGGTTAACCAACACAATTATAATCAAATGTTGCATTCAAATCTATTCTGCATGGGCCAGCGATCTTCTAAGGACGATAATTCTCAGGAAAACCGTATTAAGCAGTATGAACGAGCTTTAGAAACGGACTCAGAAATTCCCTTCCTAAAAAAGCAAATCGTTGAGAAATGTGAGGAGGAAGGTAGAAGACTTCGTAAGCAGATGCTGAAGAAAATTGGAAGTGGATCAACATTGACACACTTTCAAGCGCGTCAGAcctttagtttatatttagaaTCGGTTCTACGTCGATTAACCCAAGATCCCAAAGATAGtcatgaaaaaataataattaagtttttaactAAGTATGGTGGAGGGGTAAAACCACCAGTTTTATTCCGAAATTCGCAAAACATAAGCAAGGCTCGATCAGCAATGGTAGCGAAATTGTTGGGAGATTTTCTCGAACTTTACAAAAGAGATACAGAATCATATATAGATTCATTTGACCATTTTGGAATGATACCAACCAATGCCtacagtttatttttaatgcacgCTCAGGAATCAGACTTAGAGGCAGTCCTCACTCATCATACAAACATTACTGGAATCATGCCGTTTTTATATAACCGATGTGGACTGTCAGTGCCACCCACGCCCCCCATTCCGTCCGGCTTACATGGTTTTCTAAGAGCTCTCCCAGCAATGGTATCATCTTTTGGGGTATCAAGAGAAGTTAGCAAGTATGATGGGTACTTTAAAAGCTGCgataaaaattgtgaaaatgtaCATGATATATCATTAAGGTCAAGAAGCACAAGAGATTCCAAATAA
- the LOC117789878 gene encoding uncharacterized protein LOC117789878 isoform X2, translating into MTAEFNTRNTFRKNGPAGLGNNNARNVITSTSANPSGGSSASLLQKQLSFKTPICSNQFGKADEVEIIESSNSDNLGGRYNKNNIIGWICCAPCIWLRTSAAVHKVAITSATLLVTTLLVASPILFLISTAPSPLPRDCYMEGDGCSPTSSSPSECTEAICETVSSNILARLNWNKDPCSEFKKFSCWRSSLNKNITNQIEMGNSQKSVDIQMQLLLQSSSMNGTFQKLHSLFESCLKLTINSTAIHRVFNSLGGYLTVGTVGPSSIAPLAAKIYDLGPSPLVDIYYDLSYGRRPHVLLIISGPSTSSIILENKIRWMSPKAPPNRLRQGVPKLLPDLIDQFLPNYLSYAQRIAEKDTILEFVKDLNKMQVEQSRRGFWDSSVLYNISSLQSMYPVLNWTLLIPKDWSGPIVVRNADYLRALQAFLTKYPSRVAHNSMLLLSALEILPKDYPNPEVCTRSTMWALPELASALYIAQHSSEDSKDIIKRADIIFKSLKAHLKRAPSLKGAALVKLSALKIQSQTWEGFTNLTILKQSQESLQISPDSWLENILEIYKRNKLVPNSINMDSSSHDAGSFVGYIHTIF; encoded by the exons ATGACAGCTGAGTTTAATACGCGTAACACTTTTCGCAAAAATGGTCCTGCCGGGttaggcaacaacaatgctcgCAATGTGATTACGAGTACCTCGGCGAATCCCTCCGGCGGAAGCAGCGCATCGTTGCTGCAAAAACAGCTGTCATTCAAAACGCCCATTTGCTCGAACCAATTTGGCAAAGCCGATGAGGTTGAAATTATTGAGAGCTCCAACTCGGACAATTTGGGTGGAAGATATAATAAG AACAACATAATTGGCTGGATATGCTGTGCTCCCTGCATATGGTTGCGAACATCTGCCGCAGTTCACAAAGTGGCGATAACATCCGCAACCCTGTTGGTGACAACCCTGCTGGTGGCTTCGCcgatcttatttttaattagtacAGCACCCTCTCCTTTACCGAGGGATTGCTATATGGAGGGTGATGGATGTTCGCCCACGAGCTCGTCTCCTTCAGAATGCACGGAAGCCATTTGTGAGACAGTGTCGTCCAATATTCTGGCCAGACTCAATTGGAATAAGGATCCTTGCTCGGAATTCAAGAAGTTCAGTTGCTGGCGCAGCagtcttaataaaaatataacgaaTCAGATCGAAATGGGCAATTCACAGAAATCAGTTGATATTCAAATGCAGT taCTTTTGCAGAGCTCCAGCATGAATGGAACTTTTCAGAAACTGCATAGCTTATTCGAAAGTTGTTTAAAGCTGACCATAAATTCAACAGCGATACACCGCGTATTTAATAGCTTAGGAGGTTACTTAACGGTTGGCACCGTAGGTCCTTCATCCATTGCACCGCTCGCAGCCAAAATATATGATCTTGGCCCAAGTCCACTAGTTGATATATATTATGATCTCAGTTACGGCAGAAGACCGCATGTTCTTCTCATCATTAGCGGACCAAGTACGTCGTCTATCATCCTGGag AATAAAATTCGATGGATGAGTCCTAAAGCACCTCCGAATCGACTACGGCAAGGAGTCCCAAAGTTATTACCAGATTTAATTGATCAGTTTCTACCAAATTATTTATCTTATGCTCAACGAATCGCTGAGAAAGATACCATACTCGAGTTTGTAAAGGATCTCAATAAG ATGCAAGTCGAGCAATCGCGTCGTGGATTTTGGGATAGCTCTGTCTTGTATAATATATCCAGTTTGCAATCCATGTATCCAGTG TTAAACTGGACTCTTCTTATTCCCAAAGACTGGAGTGGGCCTATAGTTGTAAGAAATGCCGATTATCTTAGAGCTTTACAAGCATTTCTAACCAAATATCCATCTCGAGTTGCGCACAACTCAATGCTATTATTAAGTGCACTtgaaattttaccaaaagatTATCCAAATCCAGAGGTATGCACCCGATCGACAATGTGGGCTTTGCCTGAACTTGCATCGGCTTTATATATTGCTCAACACTCTTCGGAGGATTCTAAGGACATTATAAAACGG GCGgatattatattcaaatcaCTGAAAGCTCATTTAAAGAGGGCTCCGTCCTTGAAAGGAGCTGCACTCGTTAAACTATCGGCCTTAAAAATACAATCCCAAACATGGGAAGGATTTACAAATCTAACAATATTGAAGCAATCACAGGAGTCCCTTCAAATAAGCCCAGATAGTTggcttgaaaatattttagagatatataaaagaaataaattagtaCCAAATTCGATTAATATGGACTCTAGCTCCCACGACGC TGGTTCCTTTGTCGGTTATATCCATACCATATTTTAA
- the LOC117791952 gene encoding uncharacterized protein LOC117791952, producing MVNGGTGTLTMRLVRSKLRKSTNIVADDHHENEDDHHPPTVNFGDTETTMTNNCSTVIKEHPHVTFVRTSGVSSQASGHADVTAITEWTFPPKAPVPHIYHINPELLVANDKIGFKGFRKQFSGRFKRLVARKPEPTPVIPPELKPQLKTIYVY from the exons ATGGTAAATGGTGGCACTGGGACTCTTACAATGCGTCTCGTCCGAAGTAAATTACGAAAATCTACAAATATTGTAGCAGATGATCATCACGAGAATGAAGATGATCATCACCCGCCTACAGTCAACTTTGGAGACACTGAGACGACGATGACAAACAATTGCAGCACTGTAATTAAGGAGCATCCACATGTGACTTTCGTGCGAACCAGCGGTGTTTCGTCTCAAGCTTCTGGACATGCAGATGTCACTGCAATAACTGAATGGACGTTTCCTCCAAAGGCGCCAGTTCCACATATCTACCATATTAACCCG GAGTTGTTGGTAGCTAATGACAAAATCGGCTTTAAAGGATTCCGCAAGCAATTCAGTGGACGGTTCAAACGATTGGTGGCTCGAAAACCTGAGCCGACACCAGTGATACCTCCAGAACTAAAGccacaattaaaaacaatttatgtttattaa
- the LOC117789878 gene encoding endothelin-converting enzyme homolog isoform X1, which yields MTAEFNTRNTFRKNGPAGLGNNNARNVITSTSANPSGGSSASLLQKQLSFKTPICSNQFGKADEVEIIESSNSDNLGGRYNKNNIIGWICCAPCIWLRTSAAVHKVAITSATLLVTTLLVASPILFLISTAPSPLPRDCYMEGDGCSPTSSSPSECTEAICETVSSNILARLNWNKDPCSEFKKFSCWRSSLNKNITNQIEMGNSQKSVDIQMQLLLQSSSMNGTFQKLHSLFESCLKLTINSTAIHRVFNSLGGYLTVGTVGPSSIAPLAAKIYDLGPSPLVDIYYDLSYGRRPHVLLIISGPSTSSIILENKIRWMSPKAPPNRLRQGVPKLLPDLIDQFLPNYLSYAQRIAEKDTILEFVKDLNKMQVEQSRRGFWDSSVLYNISSLQSMYPVLNWTLLIPKDWSGPIVVRNADYLRALQAFLTKYPSRVAHNSMLLLSALEILPKDYPNPEVCTRSTMWALPELASALYIAQHSSEDSKDIIKRADIIFKSLKAHLKRAPSLKGAALVKLSALKIQSQTWEGFTNLTILKQSQESLQISPDSWLENILEIYKRNKLVPNSINMDSSSHDAWAYPIVSTIFYDTLSHSIVVPLSVISIPYFNARLPPYLHYASIGVSIAKEILRSITKNFDDKAMRCVPHSVNIFSNFSRMDILIHSGGMQISYHSMLSLTGPIKGMARLPGLNLTPTQIFFLVSAQELCAESNYMGIDTSASEFDNILGWLIAQGGSATEVFKCPSGSMINIQKTCNVL from the exons ATGACAGCTGAGTTTAATACGCGTAACACTTTTCGCAAAAATGGTCCTGCCGGGttaggcaacaacaatgctcgCAATGTGATTACGAGTACCTCGGCGAATCCCTCCGGCGGAAGCAGCGCATCGTTGCTGCAAAAACAGCTGTCATTCAAAACGCCCATTTGCTCGAACCAATTTGGCAAAGCCGATGAGGTTGAAATTATTGAGAGCTCCAACTCGGACAATTTGGGTGGAAGATATAATAAG AACAACATAATTGGCTGGATATGCTGTGCTCCCTGCATATGGTTGCGAACATCTGCCGCAGTTCACAAAGTGGCGATAACATCCGCAACCCTGTTGGTGACAACCCTGCTGGTGGCTTCGCcgatcttatttttaattagtacAGCACCCTCTCCTTTACCGAGGGATTGCTATATGGAGGGTGATGGATGTTCGCCCACGAGCTCGTCTCCTTCAGAATGCACGGAAGCCATTTGTGAGACAGTGTCGTCCAATATTCTGGCCAGACTCAATTGGAATAAGGATCCTTGCTCGGAATTCAAGAAGTTCAGTTGCTGGCGCAGCagtcttaataaaaatataacgaaTCAGATCGAAATGGGCAATTCACAGAAATCAGTTGATATTCAAATGCAGT taCTTTTGCAGAGCTCCAGCATGAATGGAACTTTTCAGAAACTGCATAGCTTATTCGAAAGTTGTTTAAAGCTGACCATAAATTCAACAGCGATACACCGCGTATTTAATAGCTTAGGAGGTTACTTAACGGTTGGCACCGTAGGTCCTTCATCCATTGCACCGCTCGCAGCCAAAATATATGATCTTGGCCCAAGTCCACTAGTTGATATATATTATGATCTCAGTTACGGCAGAAGACCGCATGTTCTTCTCATCATTAGCGGACCAAGTACGTCGTCTATCATCCTGGag AATAAAATTCGATGGATGAGTCCTAAAGCACCTCCGAATCGACTACGGCAAGGAGTCCCAAAGTTATTACCAGATTTAATTGATCAGTTTCTACCAAATTATTTATCTTATGCTCAACGAATCGCTGAGAAAGATACCATACTCGAGTTTGTAAAGGATCTCAATAAG ATGCAAGTCGAGCAATCGCGTCGTGGATTTTGGGATAGCTCTGTCTTGTATAATATATCCAGTTTGCAATCCATGTATCCAGTG TTAAACTGGACTCTTCTTATTCCCAAAGACTGGAGTGGGCCTATAGTTGTAAGAAATGCCGATTATCTTAGAGCTTTACAAGCATTTCTAACCAAATATCCATCTCGAGTTGCGCACAACTCAATGCTATTATTAAGTGCACTtgaaattttaccaaaagatTATCCAAATCCAGAGGTATGCACCCGATCGACAATGTGGGCTTTGCCTGAACTTGCATCGGCTTTATATATTGCTCAACACTCTTCGGAGGATTCTAAGGACATTATAAAACGG GCGgatattatattcaaatcaCTGAAAGCTCATTTAAAGAGGGCTCCGTCCTTGAAAGGAGCTGCACTCGTTAAACTATCGGCCTTAAAAATACAATCCCAAACATGGGAAGGATTTACAAATCTAACAATATTGAAGCAATCACAGGAGTCCCTTCAAATAAGCCCAGATAGTTggcttgaaaatattttagagatatataaaagaaataaattagtaCCAAATTCGATTAATATGGACTCTAGCTCCCACGACGC ATGGGCCTATCCTATAGTATCGACCATATTTTACGATACTTTAAGCCATTCAATTG TGGTTCCTTTGTCGGTTATATCCATACCATATTTTAACGCACGATTGCCACCATATTTGCATTATGCCTCAATTGGCGTTTCTATTGCCAAAGAGATATTAAGATCAATAACGAAAAACTTTGATGACAAGGCAATGCGCTGTGTCCCACATtctgttaatatattttcaaactttAGCCGAATGGATATTCTAATACATTCTGGAGGAATGCAGATCTCATACCACTCAATGCTTTCTCTGACCGGTCCCATCAAGGGCATGGCACGTCTCCCGGGATTGAACTTAACACCAACTCAAATCTTTTTCCTAGTCTCTGCTCAAGAACTCTGTGCTGAATCAAACTATATGGGAATTGACACAAGCGCTTCCGAGTTCGACAACAT atTGGGTTGGCTCATTGCCCAAGGCGGTAGCGCGACTGAAGTTTTCAAATGTCCATCGGGGTCTATGATCAATATACAGAAAACCTGCAATGttctttaa